Proteins from a genomic interval of Burkholderia cepacia GG4:
- the carB gene encoding carbamoyl-phosphate synthase large subunit, translated as MPKRTDIKSILIIGAGPIIIGQACEFDYSGAQACKALREEGYKVVLVNSNPATIMTDPNTADVTYIEPITWEVVARIIEKERPDAILPTMGGQTALNCALDLHHHGVLEKFGVELIGASPEAIDKAEDRQKFKEAMTKIGLGSAKSGIAHSMEEATQVHAEIMAGTGGSGYPVVIRPSFTLGGSGGGIAYNREEFEEICKRGLDLSPTRELLIEESLLGWKEYEMEVVRDRADNCIIVCSIENLDPMGVHTGDSITVAPAQTLTDKEYQILRNASLAVLREIGVDTGGSNVQFSINPKDGRMVVIEMNPRVSRSSALASKATGFPIAKVAAKLAVGYTLDELKNEITGGQTPASFEPTIDYVVTKIPRFAFEKFREADSRLTTQMKSVGEVMAIGRTFQESFQKALRGLEVGVDGLDEKSTDRDEIAIEIHEPGPDRIWYVGDAFRIGMTAEEIFAETAIDPWFLEQIEQIILKEKALSGRTLASLSFDELRYVKQSGFSDRRLAKLLGATPEDVRKRRVELNVRPVYKRVDTCAAEFATKTAYMYSTYEEECEAQPTTNKKIMVLGGGPNRIGQGIEFDYCCVHAALAMREDGYETIMVNCNPETVSTDYDTSDRLYFEPLTLEDVLEIVDKEKPVGVIVQYGGQTPLKLALDLEAHGVPIVGTSPDMIDAAEDRERFQKLLQDLGLRQPPNRTARAEDEALALAAEIGYPLVVRPSYVLGGRAMEIVHEPRDLERYMREAVKVSNDSPVLLDRFLNDAIECDVDCICDGDAVFIGGVMEHIEQAGVHSGDSACSLPPYSLSKETVAELKRQTGAMAKALNVVGLMNVQFAIQQVPQADGSKQDIIYVLEVNPRASRTVPYVSKATSLPLAKIAARAMVGQKLAQQGVTKEVEPPYFSVKEAVFPFVKFPTVDPVLGPEMRSTGEVMGVGQTFGEALFKSQLAAGSRLPESGTVLLTVMDADKPKAVEVARMLHDLGYPIVATKGTAAAIEAAGVPVKVVNKVKDGRPHIVDMIKNGEIALVFTTVDETRQAIADSRSIRMSAQAHKVTYYTTMSGARAAVEGLRYLKDLEVYDLQGLHARLN; from the coding sequence CGTCGCGCGCATCATCGAGAAGGAGCGCCCGGACGCGATCCTGCCGACGATGGGCGGCCAGACCGCGCTGAACTGCGCGCTCGACCTGCACCACCACGGCGTGCTCGAGAAGTTCGGCGTCGAACTGATCGGCGCGTCGCCGGAAGCGATCGACAAGGCGGAAGACCGCCAGAAGTTCAAGGAAGCGATGACCAAGATCGGTCTCGGTTCCGCGAAGTCGGGCATCGCGCACTCGATGGAAGAAGCGACCCAGGTGCACGCCGAAATCATGGCCGGCACCGGCGGCAGCGGCTACCCGGTCGTGATCCGTCCGTCGTTCACGCTCGGCGGCTCGGGTGGCGGCATCGCGTACAACCGCGAAGAATTCGAAGAGATCTGCAAGCGCGGTCTCGACCTGTCGCCCACGCGCGAGCTGCTGATCGAAGAGTCGCTGCTCGGCTGGAAGGAATACGAGATGGAAGTCGTGCGCGACCGCGCCGACAACTGCATCATCGTGTGCTCGATCGAAAACCTCGACCCGATGGGCGTGCACACCGGCGACTCGATCACGGTCGCGCCGGCGCAGACGCTCACCGACAAGGAATACCAGATCCTGCGTAACGCATCGCTCGCGGTGCTGCGCGAGATCGGCGTCGACACCGGCGGCTCGAACGTGCAGTTCTCGATCAACCCGAAGGACGGCCGCATGGTCGTGATCGAGATGAACCCGCGCGTGTCGCGTTCGTCGGCGCTCGCGTCGAAGGCGACCGGCTTCCCGATCGCGAAGGTCGCGGCGAAGCTGGCGGTCGGCTACACGCTCGACGAGTTGAAGAACGAAATCACCGGCGGCCAGACGCCGGCATCGTTCGAGCCGACGATCGACTACGTCGTCACGAAGATCCCGCGTTTCGCGTTCGAGAAATTCCGCGAAGCCGATTCGCGCCTGACGACGCAGATGAAGTCGGTCGGCGAAGTGATGGCGATCGGCCGTACGTTCCAGGAATCGTTCCAGAAGGCGCTGCGCGGCCTCGAAGTGGGCGTCGACGGTCTCGACGAAAAGTCGACCGACCGCGACGAGATCGCGATCGAGATCCACGAGCCGGGCCCGGACCGCATCTGGTACGTCGGCGATGCGTTCCGCATCGGCATGACGGCCGAAGAGATCTTCGCGGAGACCGCGATCGACCCGTGGTTCCTCGAGCAGATCGAACAGATCATCCTGAAGGAAAAGGCGCTGTCGGGCCGCACGCTCGCGTCGCTGTCGTTCGACGAACTGCGCTACGTGAAGCAGAGCGGCTTCTCCGACCGCCGCCTGGCGAAGCTGCTCGGCGCGACGCCGGAAGACGTGCGCAAGCGCCGCGTCGAGCTGAACGTGCGCCCGGTCTACAAGCGCGTCGACACCTGCGCGGCCGAGTTCGCGACGAAGACGGCATACATGTACTCGACCTACGAGGAAGAGTGCGAGGCGCAGCCGACCACCAACAAGAAGATCATGGTGCTGGGCGGCGGGCCGAACCGGATCGGCCAGGGTATCGAGTTCGACTACTGCTGCGTGCACGCGGCCCTCGCGATGCGCGAGGACGGTTACGAAACGATCATGGTCAACTGCAACCCGGAAACGGTGTCGACCGACTATGACACGTCCGACCGCCTGTACTTCGAGCCGCTGACGCTCGAGGACGTGCTCGAGATCGTCGACAAGGAAAAGCCGGTCGGCGTGATCGTCCAGTACGGCGGCCAGACGCCGCTGAAGCTCGCGCTCGACCTCGAGGCGCACGGCGTGCCGATCGTCGGCACGTCGCCGGACATGATCGACGCGGCCGAAGACCGCGAACGCTTCCAGAAGCTGCTGCAGGACCTCGGCCTGCGCCAGCCGCCGAACCGCACCGCGCGCGCCGAAGACGAAGCGCTCGCGCTGGCGGCCGAAATCGGCTATCCGCTCGTCGTGCGTCCGTCGTACGTGCTGGGTGGCCGCGCGATGGAAATCGTCCACGAGCCGCGCGACCTCGAGCGCTACATGCGCGAGGCCGTGAAGGTGTCGAACGATTCGCCGGTGCTGCTCGACCGCTTCCTGAACGACGCGATCGAATGCGACGTCGACTGCATCTGCGATGGCGACGCCGTGTTCATCGGCGGCGTGATGGAGCACATCGAGCAGGCGGGCGTCCACTCGGGCGACTCGGCATGCTCGCTGCCGCCGTACTCGCTGTCGAAGGAAACCGTCGCCGAGCTGAAGCGCCAGACGGGCGCGATGGCAAAGGCGCTGAACGTGGTCGGCCTGATGAACGTGCAGTTCGCGATCCAGCAGGTGCCGCAGGCGGACGGTTCGAAGCAGGACATCATCTACGTGCTCGAAGTGAACCCGCGCGCGTCGCGCACGGTGCCGTACGTGTCGAAGGCGACCAGCCTGCCGCTCGCGAAGATCGCGGCGCGTGCGATGGTCGGCCAGAAGCTCGCGCAGCAGGGCGTGACGAAGGAAGTCGAGCCGCCGTACTTCAGCGTGAAGGAAGCGGTGTTCCCGTTCGTCAAGTTCCCGACCGTCGATCCGGTCCTCGGGCCTGAAATGCGCTCGACCGGCGAAGTGATGGGCGTCGGCCAGACGTTCGGCGAAGCGCTGTTCAAGTCGCAGCTCGCGGCCGGTTCGCGCCTGCCGGAGTCGGGCACGGTGCTGCTGACCGTGATGGACGCGGACAAGCCGAAGGCCGTCGAAGTCGCGCGCATGCTGCACGACCTCGGCTACCCGATCGTCGCGACCAAGGGCACGGCTGCCGCGATCGAAGCGGCCGGCGTGCCGGTGAAGGTCGTCAACAAGGTAAAGGACGGCCGTCCGCACATCGTCGACATGATCAAGAACGGCGAGATCGCACTCGTGTTCACGACGGTCGACGAGACGCGCCAGGCGATCGCCGATTCGCGTTCGATCCGCATGAGCGCGCAGGCGCACAAGGTTACGTACTACACGACGATGTCGGGCGCGCGCGCGGCCGTCGAAGGCTTGCGCTACCTGAAGGATCTGGAAGTCTATGATTTACAAGGTCTTCACGCTCGCCTAAACTAA
- the greA gene encoding transcription elongation factor GreA: protein MSTIPLTKRGAGQLRDELQRLKSVERPAVINAIAEARAQGDLSENAEYDAAKEKQGFIEGRIAELESKLSAAQVIDPTVLDADGRVVFAATVELEDLESGDTVKYQIVGDDEADIDHGLISVSSPIARALIGKSEGDVAAVQAPSGVREYEIISVSYI, encoded by the coding sequence ATGAGCACCATTCCGTTGACAAAGCGTGGCGCAGGGCAACTGCGCGATGAATTGCAGCGCCTCAAGTCCGTCGAGCGGCCGGCCGTGATCAACGCGATCGCGGAGGCCCGCGCACAGGGCGATCTGTCCGAAAACGCCGAATACGACGCCGCGAAGGAAAAGCAGGGCTTCATCGAGGGTCGCATCGCGGAACTCGAATCGAAGCTGTCCGCCGCGCAGGTCATCGATCCGACGGTGCTCGACGCCGACGGTCGCGTGGTGTTTGCCGCGACGGTCGAACTCGAGGATCTCGAGTCGGGCGACACCGTCAAGTATCAGATCGTCGGTGACGACGAAGCCGATATCGATCACGGCCTGATCTCGGTCAGCTCGCCGATCGCACGTGCGCTGATCGGCAAGTCCGAAGGCGACGTCGCAGCCGTGCAGGCACCGAGCGGCGTGCGCGAATACGAAATCATCTCGGTCAGCTACATCTGA